A window of Hydrogenothermus marinus contains these coding sequences:
- a CDS encoding efflux RND transporter permease subunit, producing the protein MNKEYKLGLAGKIAKAFIKSPLTPLLVLASLLLGLFAILTTPRDEEPQIVVPMIDITAPYPGVEAEEVNKKVIKPLEKIMWEIPGVEYVYSYAGEGFGVVTVRFKVGANPEDSLVKLYSKLMSNYYKMPKGAMDPIVQPKSIDDVPIMAITLYSDKLSSYQIRKIASVVEDQLKQLENISETTIIGSKPKTINIWFDPEKLNTYHIMLPQVIQMLQLQNNALPAGDIEKNNYRYHVRAGKLFKSITDVKNVVVGVYKNKPVYLKDVAKIFEGEGKPTNYVKFGFGQASGKDKNKLYNAVTIAIAKRTGSNAVTVAHAIEEKLKLMEGTIIPDDVKVKITRNYGETATEKANELIEHLLIATFSIVLLIAVTLGFRESLIVAITIPVTLAIALFLSEMYGYSLNRVTLFALIFSIGILVDNSIVVLENIHRWFSMRKLPMEQAAVVATDEVGNPTILATFAVIIALLPMAFVSGLMGPYMRPIPINASVAMFFSMVLAFILTPYLALKWLKHDKEHESPEALEKEEEKTAGFLAVLFEKIYIPLFRSRIKRWVFIGFLAILLLGSIGLLVKRAVLVKMLPYDNKSDLFVVLDMPENTPLEETYKVTKKITDYIKNINEVENYVSYVGVPAPFDFNGLVRHYYFRKAPYYAMIKINLVNKYKRKQQSHEIAERIRGDIEKIAKENGAKFVAVVEPPPGPPVLSPIVAEIYGPDYQNQLKIAEKVKKIFENTKGVIDVGIYSNIPRKQYILKIKRDIAYRYGINDDMIIKTVRVALSGYNAGLIYDGNSIEAEQIILSFDPKYKNSLENLLAMKIPTKKGAVPLSALVEVEKGLTHKEIYRKNLQAVVYVVANVNDSVGSPVYPIIDLWDKMKSIKTPDGDHLQLLLTKQPEFTDKYYLKWDGEWQVTYETFRDMGIAFAVAIVALYILLVGWFGSFKMPAVIMSPILFTLVGIIPGHWLMGAFFTATSMIGFIALAGIILRNSILLVQFAEDKLKEGYSVEEALLEAGIVRTRPILLTAAAIVVGAFVIIFDPIFNGLAISLIFGTVASTLITLVVVPVLYFMIERKRAETLCMAPAVPIDEGKKEK; encoded by the coding sequence ATGAATAAAGAATATAAACTTGGGCTTGCTGGTAAGATAGCAAAAGCTTTTATAAAATCACCTTTAACACCATTATTAGTACTTGCATCTTTGTTACTTGGTTTATTTGCAATATTAACTACTCCAAGAGATGAGGAACCTCAAATCGTTGTTCCTATGATAGATATTACAGCTCCATATCCTGGAGTTGAAGCAGAAGAGGTTAATAAAAAGGTTATAAAACCTCTTGAAAAGATAATGTGGGAAATTCCTGGTGTTGAGTATGTATATTCATATGCAGGAGAAGGATTTGGAGTTGTTACTGTTAGATTCAAAGTTGGAGCGAATCCAGAAGATAGTTTAGTAAAACTATATAGTAAACTTATGTCTAATTATTATAAAATGCCAAAAGGGGCTATGGACCCTATAGTTCAACCTAAATCTATAGATGATGTTCCGATAATGGCAATCACTTTATATAGTGATAAATTAAGTTCTTATCAAATAAGAAAAATAGCATCTGTTGTTGAAGATCAACTAAAACAATTAGAAAATATTTCTGAAACAACTATAATAGGATCAAAACCTAAAACTATAAATATATGGTTTGATCCTGAAAAATTAAATACTTACCATATAATGCTTCCTCAAGTTATACAGATGCTACAATTACAGAATAATGCATTACCAGCTGGAGACATAGAAAAGAATAACTATAGATACCATGTAAGAGCTGGTAAATTATTTAAATCTATAACCGATGTAAAAAATGTTGTAGTAGGTGTTTATAAAAATAAACCTGTTTATTTAAAGGATGTAGCTAAGATTTTTGAAGGCGAAGGAAAACCGACTAATTATGTAAAATTTGGTTTTGGACAAGCTTCAGGTAAAGATAAAAATAAACTTTACAATGCAGTAACTATAGCTATTGCCAAAAGAACAGGCAGTAATGCAGTTACAGTAGCTCATGCCATTGAAGAAAAACTCAAACTTATGGAAGGAACTATCATCCCAGATGATGTAAAAGTAAAAATAACAAGAAATTATGGAGAAACAGCTACTGAAAAAGCAAATGAGCTTATAGAACACCTTTTAATAGCTACATTTTCTATTGTTTTACTTATTGCAGTAACCTTAGGATTTAGAGAAAGTTTAATAGTTGCAATTACAATTCCTGTTACCCTTGCAATAGCATTATTTTTAAGTGAAATGTATGGATATTCTCTAAATAGAGTTACTCTTTTTGCACTTATATTCTCAATAGGTATTTTAGTAGATAACTCTATAGTTGTTCTTGAAAATATACATAGATGGTTTTCTATGAGAAAACTTCCTATGGAACAAGCAGCAGTAGTTGCTACAGATGAAGTTGGTAATCCTACAATACTTGCAACATTTGCAGTTATCATAGCTCTTCTTCCAATGGCTTTTGTATCAGGATTAATGGGACCATATATGAGGCCTATTCCAATAAATGCATCTGTTGCAATGTTTTTCTCAATGGTCCTCGCATTTATATTAACTCCATACCTTGCATTAAAATGGCTAAAGCATGATAAAGAACATGAATCTCCTGAAGCTTTAGAAAAAGAAGAAGAAAAAACTGCAGGATTTTTAGCTGTGCTTTTTGAAAAGATATATATTCCTCTTTTTAGAAGTAGAATAAAAAGATGGGTATTTATAGGATTTTTAGCTATTTTATTACTTGGTTCTATTGGACTTCTTGTAAAAAGAGCGGTACTTGTAAAAATGCTTCCTTATGATAATAAAAGTGATCTATTTGTTGTCCTTGATATGCCAGAAAATACTCCTCTTGAAGAGACATATAAAGTTACTAAAAAGATTACAGATTACATAAAAAATATTAATGAAGTTGAAAACTATGTTAGTTATGTAGGAGTTCCTGCACCTTTTGATTTTAATGGTTTAGTAAGACATTATTACTTTAGAAAAGCTCCTTATTATGCAATGATTAAGATAAATCTTGTGAATAAATATAAAAGAAAACAGCAGTCCCATGAAATTGCTGAAAGAATTAGAGGAGATATTGAAAAAATAGCAAAAGAAAATGGAGCTAAATTTGTTGCAGTAGTAGAGCCTCCTCCAGGTCCTCCAGTACTTTCACCAATAGTTGCAGAGATATATGGTCCTGATTATCAAAATCAGTTAAAAATTGCAGAGAAAGTTAAGAAAATATTTGAAAATACAAAAGGTGTAATTGATGTAGGTATATACTCCAATATTCCAAGAAAACAGTATATTTTAAAAATAAAGAGAGATATTGCATATAGATATGGAATAAATGATGATATGATAATAAAAACAGTAAGGGTTGCTCTATCTGGATATAATGCAGGATTAATTTATGATGGAAATAGTATAGAAGCTGAACAGATAATATTATCCTTTGATCCTAAATATAAAAACTCTTTAGAAAATTTACTTGCTATGAAAATACCAACTAAGAAGGGTGCAGTTCCTTTATCAGCATTAGTAGAAGTTGAAAAAGGATTAACTCATAAAGAGATATATAGAAAAAATTTACAAGCTGTAGTTTATGTAGTTGCTAATGTTAATGACAGTGTTGGTAGTCCTGTTTATCCAATAATAGATTTATGGGATAAAATGAAAAGCATAAAAACTCCAGATGGAGACCATCTACAACTTTTATTAACAAAACAGCCTGAATTTACAGATAAATATTACTTAAAATGGGATGGAGAATGGCAAGTTACTTATGAAACATTTAGAGATATGGGTATAGCTTTTGCAGTAGCAATTGTTGCTTTATATATATTACTTGTTGGTTGGTTTGGATCCTTTAAAATGCCTGCAGTAATAATGTCTCCAATATTATTTACTCTTGTTGGAATAATCCCAGGACACTGGTTAATGGGAGCATTTTTTACAGCAACTTCTATGATTGGATTTATTGCCTTGGCAGGTATTATTCTTAGAAACTCTATACTACTTGTTCAGTTTGCAGAAGATAAATTAAAAGAAGGTTATTCTGTTGAGGAGGCTCTTCTTGAAGCAGGAATAGTAAGAACAAGACCTATTTTATTAACTGCTGCAGCAATTGTAGTTGGTGCTTTTGTTATTATCTTTGATCCTATCTTTAATGGACTTGCAATATCTTTAATATTTGGTACAGTAGCTTCTACATTGATTACTCTTGTTGTTGTTCCAGTTCTATACTTTATGATTGAAAGAAAAAGAGCTGAAACTCTTTGTATGGCACCTGCTGTTCCTATAGATGAAGGTAAAAAAGAAAAATAA
- a CDS encoding ATP-dependent Clp protease adaptor ClpS has protein sequence MGIGFETEVLEKDKTDLDIPAKVVLYDDDWHTFDEVIEQLMKALGCDYLTAEKYTMEVHTKGKAVVFEGDFEEALKVASILEEIDLSVEIFI, from the coding sequence ATGGGGATAGGTTTTGAAACAGAAGTTTTAGAGAAAGATAAGACTGATTTAGATATACCTGCAAAAGTAGTTTTATATGATGATGATTGGCATACATTTGATGAAGTTATAGAACAGCTTATGAAAGCTCTTGGCTGTGATTATCTAACTGCTGAGAAATATACAATGGAAGTTCATACTAAAGGAAAAGCTGTTGTTTTTGAAGGTGATTTTGAAGAAGCTTTAAAAGTAGCAAGCATACTTGAAGAAATAGATTTATCTGTTGAAATCTTTATTTAA
- a CDS encoding glycosyltransferase family 2 protein has protein sequence MKKVDLSIVIPVYNEEENLPILYEKLKSVLDKLGKSYEIIFVNDGSTDKSWEIIKQLSEKDPTVVGVNFRRNYGQTAAMSAGFDIARGDIIITMDADLQNDPEDIPKLLEKVNEGYDIVSGWRKNRKDAFISRTLPSRIANWLISKVTGVHLHDYGCSLKAYKADIAKKLDYYGEMHRFLPALAKPYGAKITEIVVKHHPRLYGKSKYGISRTFKVILDLFLVKFLLDYRTKPLRVFGGTGLVLFFIGFFSLLYLVSLKLFLGHDIGNRPLLIFGTLLVLSGIQLISTGIVAELITRTYYESQNKRPYFIKEVVRKQD, from the coding sequence ATGAAAAAAGTTGATTTATCTATTGTTATTCCGGTCTATAATGAGGAAGAAAATTTACCTATTTTGTATGAAAAACTAAAATCAGTTTTAGATAAACTTGGAAAAAGTTATGAAATAATCTTTGTTAATGATGGAAGTACTGACAAATCTTGGGAAATAATAAAACAACTGTCAGAAAAAGATCCTACTGTAGTAGGAGTAAATTTTAGAAGAAACTATGGGCAAACAGCAGCTATGTCTGCAGGATTTGATATTGCAAGAGGGGATATAATAATAACAATGGATGCAGATCTTCAAAATGATCCTGAAGATATACCAAAACTTCTTGAAAAGGTAAATGAAGGATATGATATTGTAAGTGGATGGAGAAAAAATAGAAAAGATGCATTTATAAGTAGGACCCTTCCTTCAAGAATAGCCAATTGGCTTATTTCTAAGGTTACAGGAGTTCATTTACATGATTATGGATGTTCTCTGAAAGCATATAAAGCAGACATTGCAAAAAAATTAGATTATTATGGAGAAATGCATAGATTTTTACCTGCTCTTGCAAAGCCTTATGGAGCAAAAATAACAGAAATTGTTGTAAAGCATCATCCAAGGCTTTATGGAAAATCAAAATATGGAATATCAAGAACATTTAAAGTTATATTAGACCTATTTTTAGTTAAATTTCTTCTTGATTATAGGACAAAACCTCTTAGAGTTTTTGGTGGAACAGGTTTAGTTTTATTTTTTATTGGATTTTTCTCCCTTTTATATCTTGTATCTTTAAAACTTTTTCTAGGACACGATATTGGGAATCGTCCTCTTTTAATATTTGGAACTCTCCTTGTTTTATCAGGAATTCAGCTTATATCAACAGGTATTGTTGCTGAGCTAATTACAAGAACTTATTATGAATCTCAAAATAAAAGACCTTACTTTATAAAGGAAGTAGTTAGGAAACAAGATTGA
- a CDS encoding lysylphosphatidylglycerol synthase transmembrane domain-containing protein — protein sequence MKNKLKIFELLVSVFISVGFIYLFYKVIGFNKFIKFFSQIDFVHFLIAFLLYLLSYITRTIRWILVLKIKDFLKLFKITVYNTVFNIFLPFRTGEFSFFYMMKKENINFSESIIPFLTVRLFDGFSLLIFFFISFLIFKEYSIALSIFTLIVSPFLIALFFKIISIIKLKKLEKFKSVNINLTFIFKLYILSIFTLFFKFLSFYFILPKNIKLSLSELFFASSAGDLTTVLPIHGLAGIGTYEGGFAGVLLLIGIDKELALLSSVFVHIFILFSSFLLSLICFLFLRK from the coding sequence TTGAAAAATAAGCTAAAAATTTTTGAACTACTTGTTTCTGTTTTTATATCTGTTGGGTTTATATATCTTTTTTATAAAGTTATAGGATTTAATAAATTTATTAAATTTTTTTCTCAAATAGATTTTGTTCATTTTCTAATTGCTTTTTTATTATATCTGTTAAGCTATATTACAAGAACTATTAGATGGATTTTAGTTTTAAAAATTAAAGATTTCCTGAAACTTTTTAAAATTACAGTTTACAATACAGTTTTTAATATATTTTTACCTTTTAGGACTGGAGAATTTTCTTTTTTTTATATGATGAAAAAGGAAAATATTAATTTTTCTGAAAGTATTATTCCATTTTTAACAGTTAGACTTTTTGATGGTTTCTCATTATTGATTTTTTTCTTTATTTCTTTTCTTATTTTTAAAGAATATAGTATTGCTTTATCAATTTTTACACTTATTGTTTCACCTTTTTTAATAGCATTATTTTTCAAGATTATAAGTATTATAAAACTAAAGAAATTAGAAAAGTTTAAATCTGTTAATATTAATTTAACTTTTATTTTTAAGCTTTATATACTTTCTATTTTTACTTTATTTTTTAAATTTTTATCTTTTTACTTTATATTGCCAAAAAATATAAAATTATCTCTTAGTGAGCTTTTTTTTGCATCTTCAGCAGGAGATTTAACAACTGTTTTACCTATACATGGATTAGCAGGTATAGGTACTTATGAAGGCGGATTTGCCGGTGTACTACTACTTATAGGTATAGATAAAGAGCTGGCTTTATTATCTTCTGTTTTTGTTCATATCTTTATACTTTTTTCTTCTTTTTTACTTTCCTTAATATGCTTTTTGTTTTTAAGAAAATAA
- the kdsB gene encoding 3-deoxy-manno-octulosonate cytidylyltransferase codes for MAIIVIPAREGSTRLKNKMLLDINGKPLIRWTVENCLKLKNVKVAVATDSHKIKKVLEDLPIQIYITPSDLKSGTDRIAYISKNLNEEKIINVQGDEPLLDINDIKKVIDALDYSDVSSLYYPIEKEEDYLNPNAVKVVMDKESYALYFSRSPIPFGRDISFTELKEKKLVNKHIGIYGYRKKALLDFAYNFKHSPLEEVEKLEQLRFLHYGIKIKMEKASKECVGVDTEEDYKKVKNYLK; via the coding sequence ATGGCTATTATAGTTATACCTGCAAGAGAAGGTTCTACAAGACTTAAAAATAAGATGCTTCTTGATATAAATGGCAAACCTTTAATAAGATGGACTGTAGAAAACTGCCTTAAATTAAAAAATGTAAAAGTGGCTGTCGCAACTGACAGCCACAAAATAAAAAAAGTATTAGAAGATTTACCTATACAAATCTATATAACCCCTTCAGATTTAAAAAGTGGAACTGACAGAATAGCTTACATATCAAAAAATTTAAACGAAGAAAAAATAATAAATGTGCAAGGTGATGAACCTTTATTAGATATAAATGATATAAAAAAAGTGATAGATGCTTTAGATTATTCTGATGTTTCATCTCTTTACTATCCTATAGAAAAAGAGGAAGATTATTTAAATCCAAATGCTGTAAAAGTAGTAATGGATAAAGAAAGTTATGCCCTTTACTTTTCAAGAAGTCCAATTCCTTTTGGAAGAGATATAAGCTTTACTGAATTAAAAGAAAAAAAACTTGTAAATAAGCATATAGGTATTTATGGCTATAGAAAAAAGGCTTTACTTGATTTTGCTTATAATTTTAAACATTCTCCTTTAGAAGAAGTAGAAAAATTAGAACAATTAAGATTTTTACATTATGGAATAAAGATAAAAATGGAAAAAGCATCTAAGGAATGCGTAGGTGTTGATACAGAAGAAGACTATAAGAAAGTAAAAAATTACCTTAAATAA
- a CDS encoding TonB-dependent receptor domain-containing protein: protein MKRLALSSILTIPLMANAEVFKIEKIQASEKMPTTSVEQKKTESQEIKLTKQVDLGEILSQLYPEISHIRKAGTANDIVLRGFGRDNINVLIDGEKIYGACPNRMDPPIFHVSTLNVEKVIIKEGPFDVENQGSMAGLVNVETKDPKKGIHGEIGGTIGSFQYKQGYISAEGGNNFIKALVGYQKRYSKPYKTGEGKKITEYKHPNSINDYKDSEKNHKAFDIDNVWTKFVITPDKENIFKLGFNYDDAKDVLYPYLLMDAVYDRTYRYSIDYKNKSLDLISKIYYNKVKHDMQDRWRKSSISWTDGTKSTRGYMMRTYAKSHVKGFKIEKNFKVEFAKIKTGIDGFIRNWKADNELMTLDNKGMIPDVDIKNIGLFLKADKKIDKNIFSFGLRFDNTKSEADKNAFGTANKNLYSQYYDSYLYSKTDNYLSGFILSKHYFAKKSYIYAGFGHTVRVPDPEERYIALKRPMNKPDWVGNPNLKPVKNNEFDTGIKYKKANFIISANGFYSKLNDYIYITKITSKDGTKNAMSYKNIGATFYGGDFNIKALFPYYLTFDFGGAYQRGKKDNGTDKDIAEIPPLKLRTALSYDDLIKYVQIEMIHSFKQNKVDSTLKESETSSYTVFNFKAGYKTKNFFVGFGIDNIFDKFYYTHLSYLRNPFSSGMKTAEPGRFIYLTLSAKM from the coding sequence ATGAAAAGATTAGCTTTAAGCTCTATTTTAACCATTCCTTTAATGGCAAATGCAGAAGTTTTCAAAATTGAAAAAATCCAAGCATCAGAAAAAATGCCAACTACTTCAGTAGAACAAAAGAAAACAGAAAGCCAAGAGATAAAATTAACAAAACAGGTAGATTTAGGAGAAATATTATCCCAGTTATATCCTGAAATTAGCCATATAAGAAAAGCAGGAACTGCAAATGATATAGTTTTAAGAGGTTTTGGAAGAGATAATATAAATGTTTTAATAGATGGAGAAAAGATATATGGTGCCTGTCCTAATAGAATGGATCCTCCTATTTTTCATGTTTCCACTTTAAATGTTGAAAAGGTAATAATAAAGGAGGGACCTTTTGATGTTGAAAATCAAGGTTCTATGGCAGGTTTAGTTAATGTAGAAACAAAAGATCCTAAAAAAGGTATTCATGGAGAAATTGGAGGCACAATTGGTTCATTTCAATACAAGCAAGGATATATTTCTGCAGAAGGTGGAAACAATTTTATAAAAGCTCTTGTTGGATACCAAAAAAGATATTCAAAACCTTATAAAACAGGAGAAGGTAAAAAAATAACAGAGTATAAACATCCAAATTCTATTAATGATTATAAGGATTCAGAGAAAAACCATAAAGCATTTGATATAGATAATGTATGGACAAAATTTGTAATTACACCAGATAAAGAAAATATCTTTAAATTAGGTTTTAATTATGATGATGCGAAAGATGTTTTATATCCTTATCTTTTAATGGATGCAGTTTATGATAGAACATATAGATATTCTATAGATTATAAAAATAAATCTTTAGATTTAATATCAAAAATATATTACAACAAAGTTAAACATGATATGCAAGATAGATGGAGAAAATCATCTATCTCTTGGACAGATGGAACAAAATCTACCAGAGGATATATGATGAGAACCTATGCAAAATCTCATGTAAAAGGTTTTAAAATAGAAAAAAATTTTAAAGTTGAGTTTGCAAAAATAAAAACAGGAATAGATGGATTTATTAGAAACTGGAAAGCAGATAATGAGCTAATGACTCTTGATAATAAAGGTATGATACCTGATGTAGATATAAAAAATATTGGTTTATTTTTAAAAGCAGATAAAAAAATAGATAAAAATATTTTTAGCTTTGGATTAAGATTTGATAATACAAAATCAGAGGCTGATAAAAATGCTTTTGGAACTGCTAATAAAAATTTATATAGTCAGTATTATGATTCTTATCTATACTCAAAAACTGATAATTATTTATCAGGATTTATACTAAGTAAGCATTATTTTGCAAAAAAATCATATATATATGCAGGCTTTGGCCATACAGTTAGAGTACCTGATCCTGAAGAAAGATATATTGCATTAAAAAGACCAATGAATAAACCAGATTGGGTAGGAAACCCTAATTTAAAACCTGTAAAAAATAATGAGTTTGATACTGGTATAAAGTATAAAAAAGCTAATTTTATTATTTCTGCAAATGGATTTTATAGTAAGCTAAATGATTATATCTATATCACAAAAATAACTTCAAAAGATGGTACTAAAAATGCAATGAGTTATAAAAATATAGGAGCTACATTTTATGGTGGAGATTTTAATATAAAAGCTTTATTTCCATATTATTTAACATTTGATTTTGGTGGAGCATATCAAAGAGGAAAGAAAGATAATGGAACAGATAAAGATATAGCAGAAATACCACCATTGAAATTAAGGACTGCTTTATCTTATGATGATTTAATAAAGTATGTACAGATTGAAATGATTCATTCATTTAAACAAAATAAAGTAGATAGTACCTTAAAAGAAAGCGAAACATCATCTTATACTGTATTTAATTTTAAAGCAGGTTATAAAACTAAAAATTTCTTTGTAGGATTTGGAATAGATAATATATTTGACAAGTTCTATTATACTCATCTTTCATACTTAAGAAATCCGTTTAGCAGTGGCATGAAAACAGCAGAACCGGGAAGATTTATATATCTTACATTATCTGCTAAAATGTAA
- a CDS encoding SPOR domain-containing protein, producing MKKILIIFQILAVVIFLNSCATKKPSQEEAKKTAQYYFKVGVSYLNSGNTAEAIYNLNKAYTLDNKNPEILNALGIAYSKVGELDKAQQYFLEAIKVAPQKGESYLNLGVLLAEKKDYGSALKYLKKVAENPNYKSQEKVYYNMALVDKAIGNIKEYEENLKKAIAYNNSFLPAYLELGNYYIATENYEKAQSLYEKAISIGLGTPEIYYSLAYLYYKKEKYELAKKYLKTALILTQSNPVQEKRIKELLSKVEEKLNQQTKIKKTALKKEEKPTKQKEYPKIIIYPNVKKGSEYSYIPREPIIREKKKEENKTPPSNLYTKKTEPKKEKSFSIKFFINLGTFSLEKNAKKLHAKLKLYGYDSKIEKIKVDGKIYYIVYIGYFDSYLKASRFYKKNLKPAGFIGIIKFKRIEDEKS from the coding sequence ATGAAAAAAATTTTAATAATCTTTCAGATTTTAGCTGTTGTTATCTTTTTAAACAGTTGTGCAACTAAAAAACCGAGTCAAGAAGAAGCAAAAAAAACGGCTCAATACTACTTTAAAGTTGGTGTCTCATACTTGAATAGTGGTAATACTGCAGAAGCTATATATAATCTTAATAAAGCTTATACCTTAGATAATAAAAATCCAGAAATACTTAATGCACTTGGGATAGCATATTCAAAAGTAGGAGAATTAGATAAAGCTCAGCAATATTTTTTAGAAGCTATAAAAGTAGCTCCTCAAAAAGGAGAAAGCTATCTAAATTTAGGAGTTTTATTAGCAGAAAAAAAAGATTATGGTTCAGCTTTAAAATATCTCAAAAAAGTAGCAGAAAATCCAAACTATAAAAGCCAAGAAAAGGTTTATTATAATATGGCCCTTGTAGATAAAGCTATTGGGAATATAAAAGAATATGAAGAAAATCTAAAAAAAGCTATTGCTTATAATAATTCCTTTCTTCCTGCATATTTAGAGTTAGGAAATTACTATATAGCTACTGAAAATTATGAAAAAGCTCAAAGCTTATATGAAAAGGCTATCTCAATAGGTTTAGGTACTCCTGAAATTTATTATAGTTTAGCTTATTTATACTACAAAAAAGAAAAATATGAGTTAGCAAAAAAGTATCTTAAAACAGCTTTAATTTTAACCCAATCAAATCCTGTCCAAGAAAAGAGAATAAAAGAACTGCTTTCAAAAGTTGAAGAAAAATTAAACCAGCAAACAAAAATAAAGAAAACTGCTTTAAAAAAAGAAGAAAAACCAACAAAACAGAAAGAATATCCAAAAATAATTATTTATCCTAATGTGAAAAAAGGAAGTGAATATAGCTATATTCCAAGAGAACCAATAATAAGAGAAAAGAAAAAAGAAGAGAATAAAACTCCACCATCTAATTTATATACAAAAAAGACAGAACCAAAAAAAGAAAAAAGTTTTTCAATTAAATTTTTTATCAACTTAGGAACATTTTCTTTAGAAAAAAATGCTAAAAAACTACATGCAAAATTAAAACTTTATGGATATGATTCAAAAATTGAAAAAATTAAAGTAGATGGTAAAATATACTACATTGTTTATATTGGATATTTTGATAGCTATTTAAAAGCTTCTAGATTTTATAAAAAAAATTTAAAACCTGCAGGATTTATAGGAATAATAAAATTTAAAAGGATAGAAGATGAAAAAAGTTGA
- the nadD gene encoding nicotinate (nicotinamide) nucleotide adenylyltransferase, translating into MIALYGGSFDPVHIGHLRIAEDIREYYDFEKIIFIPAYISPLKKKVRASAEDRLNMLRLSIKDNPYFEISEFEIKKGGKSYTIDTIKHFKNILGYNPYFIVGTDAFLSFHLWKQPEDLLKITNFIVVGRGKDNFFNLIDYLEENFPFVKVFRSEKLNTSEVGIYYFDCRRLDISSTEIRSRIKQKKSIKYLVLKEVEDYILNKKLYLRGQ; encoded by the coding sequence ATGATTGCTCTTTATGGTGGAAGCTTTGATCCAGTTCATATAGGCCATTTAAGAATTGCTGAAGATATTAGGGAATATTATGACTTTGAGAAAATAATTTTTATTCCTGCATATATATCTCCTTTAAAAAAGAAAGTAAGAGCTTCTGCAGAAGATAGACTTAATATGTTAAGGCTATCTATTAAAGATAATCCATATTTTGAAATTTCTGAGTTTGAAATAAAAAAAGGTGGAAAATCTTATACTATAGATACTATAAAACATTTTAAAAATATATTAGGATATAATCCTTATTTTATAGTTGGTACAGATGCTTTTTTAAGTTTTCATTTATGGAAACAGCCTGAAGATTTATTAAAAATTACAAATTTTATAGTTGTAGGAAGAGGTAAAGATAACTTTTTTAATTTAATTGATTATTTAGAAGAAAATTTTCCTTTTGTTAAGGTTTTTAGATCTGAAAAATTAAATACTTCAGAAGTTGGCATATACTATTTTGATTGTAGAAGATTAGATATTTCTTCTACTGAAATTAGAAGTAGAATTAAACAGAAAAAAAGTATAAAATATCTTGTCCTTAAAGAAGTAGAAGATTATATTTTAAATAAAAAACTATATCTAAGAGGTCAATAA